The Caldisericum exile AZM16c01 region GTTCGGGATGACTTTTTTGGGCGAGTACTTAGGGGGGTTGTTTCCCCCTCAGATTGAAATGAGGAGATGCCTCAGAAAGTCATTCCGGCATGACTACAAGATAATTGTGTTATTGGGGGAGCGCTGAGGGGGTTTCCCCTCAGATTTTGGGTCATCGTATATAATAGTGTAGGTAGTGAGAATGAGGAGCATATTCTTTAACAGTGCATCGTAAGTATTGTTAAAGGTATGTGGGGAAGTGATGATTTTTATTTCGTCATTGGTTTATTAAAACCGTTCGGAATGTTAAAACCACTTCCCCTTTTCCTCAAGAACCTGCACTTGGTACATTAGGCACATTAGCCTGTATTTACGATGATAGGTCAAGAGGAAAACTCAATAATCACATACCTAAAATAACTATTACCATTATAGGAGGTTGGATAGATGGAGTCAATACTTGCTATTGGTATTGATGTTTCAAAAGAGAAACTCGATGTGTCTTCCTTTGATGGCAAAAAGAGAAAGAGTCGTGTCTTCTCAAACAAAGATGAAGGTATTGAAGATCTAATAAAAGAAATTGAAAAGAGAATTAAAAAGGGGTTTGAATTAGAGAAGAAATTAGAAGAAACGAAAAAAGGTACAAAGAAAAGCAAAAAGAAAAATGATACTAATACCAATACTAATAGTATTACTAATAGTACTACCAATAGTATTGCTAATACTACCACTACTGATAATACTCCTACTATTACCGAAGTTCATATCCTCTTTGAATCAACTGGTTCATACCATGCAAGACTTGCACTTCAGTTGCTTAAGTGGAAAAGAGGAATTGGAGAACATAAAGCAAATGAAGATAGATTATACAATATACCCATCTTCATCTATGTCATTAATCCATTGGTAATAAGAAAGTATACTGAAGAATCCCTTGATAGAGCATCAACAGATAAAATTGCATCAGAGACAATCTGTCAGTATGTGTATGAGGCAGTTTCAAGTAATAGATCAAACATATCCTCAAGACAGTATGAGACTCTTAGGTCATTTTTGTTAGATTCCTCATATGAAGATAAACTTGAGATAAAGATACTCATTAAAACCCTTGAAGGACTCAAAAGAACAAGGACAAGAATACTCAATGAGATAGAGGCATTAGAGCAATATCCAGATTCATATGTTCATGATGCAATAGAGAGTCTAAAGAGAGTATTAATTGAATTAGAGAAAGAGATAAAAGAGATAGAAAAGAAGATAGACAATGTAATTAAAAACAAGGAGAAATACAGAGAACTATTCATAAGACTCACAGGTATACCAGGTATAGGTAAAAGAACTGCCTCTGCTATCATTGCATACTTTGGCACATTTGATTCATTTAACGATGCAAAGGAGGTTTCCTCTTATGTAGGACTTACACCATCAATAAAGGAATCTGGCAAGAGCGTAAAAAGAGCATCATACAACATATCAAAGATGGGAAATCCATATCTAAGACAATTACTCTACATGGCATCTCTATCTGCATCAAGATACAATACTCAGTGCAAATTGCTATACAATAGACTCCTCACTAAGGGAAAGGAGAAGAAACTCATACATATTGCAGTTGCAAATAAACTCATAAGACAGGCATTCTCAATTGTGAAGTTCAATAAGTCATATGATCCAATATATGGATTAGATGAGGATATGGGAAAAGAGATCCTTAAGGAACATGAAAGAATAAAAGAAAAGAAAGAATTAATGAAAATTCTAAAACAACAGAAAGATAAGAAGGAAAAGATCAATACCACCATCAATAACATACCTATACCATTAGATAACATATTAAACCACTATCCAAATATTGCAGAATACTGATAACTACTATATGGAAAACAATTTTCTAAAAACTTTCAAAATTCTCATGAAAAGGTATTGACTTAACACGGTACATTCCGAAGCCGAAGGCGAGGAATCTCCTCTTTTACCCGTAGGGAAACTTACGATTCTCTCCCTAAAAGGTATGAATTTCTCAGAAAGGCTTCTTGTGATTAAAAATAATTTGTCATTTCAAGAAACAAATAAAATGAGCAATAAGAATTTTTTCTTTTAAAGTATTTTTTCATACAAATCTTCCCAGTTGGGATTAAAGTCATTTATGAGTTTTACTTTCTTTTCTCTTCTAAAGTCTTTTAGTTGTTTTTCTCTTGATATTGCATTAACTGGATCTTCAAATATTTCATAATAGACAAGTTTATGAACATTATATTTCTTTGTAAAACCATCAACTAATTTATTCTTATGTTCGTATATTCTTCGCTTTAAATCATTGGTAATACCAACATAGAGGACATTATTATGTTTGTTTGAAAGAATATACACATAAAATTTCTTTTCGTCCATTTGAAACAATTATAATAAAAGGCATAGAAATTATCAAAAGAAAATCCCTCACATTCCTTCGGGATGACTGTCATTCGTCATTCCGAAGGCTTTAGCCTGAGGAATCTCCTCCTTTAATTAGAGGGGGATTAAAAAGACACTCCCTCTTAAAAGGCGGAGACTCCTCACATACGTTCGGAGTGACCAATTATTATTTTTTGGGTGGAGTTGGAGGAGGGTGTCCTAATTTAGAGGGGGACTTACGATTCTCCCCCCTCTAACTCCCCCTAAAAGGCGGAGATGCCTCAGAAAGTCATTTCGGCATGACTACAAGATAATTGTGTTATTGGGGGAGCGCTGAGGGAGGTTGTTTCCCCCTCAAATTGAGGAGATTTCTCCTCACTAGGTTCGCTGAAATGACGCATAATTTGTCATACCGAGCAAAGTAAGGTATCTCCTCAGTTTATATCTTTTCAATATTTAGGAGCAACGAATTATTCCCGCAAAAACCGGAAATTTTACAATATTGTTTATATTTTTCCAATATTTAAAAGCAACAGCACATTTAGGATTGTGACAATTACAAATGTCAAAATGAGTAGCACCTTCTCTATGCCGTGATTTTTATATTTACCCATCACAACAGGGCTTGCAGTTAGTGTTATCTGCCCTAAAATTGTAAAAGGTAATTGGATACTCAAAATTACCTGGCTTATAATTAATCCTCTAAATGTATCCTTCAAGAAAAATATAATAAGTGTTGCAAAAAGAAGCGACGAAATAATGCCAACCTTCGAGTGATTGTCTTTCACATCGAATGGCTCGTTTGATGCCCCTGCAACAATTATCCCCGACGATATTGAAGCCGTAATCGATGAAGAAACCCCAGAAAAAAGTAATGCAACTGCAAAAACAATGGAAGCAAAATTCCCTAAAAGAGGTTTGAGCGTTGCTTGTGCCGTTTCTAACTCGGACACCTTAAGCCCATACTTAAAGAAAACTTGCGATGCAACAATTATCATAGAAGAGTTTATGAGAAACCCAACAAACATGGAAAAAATTGTGTCAAGAAACTCAAAAGAAAGTTGCTTTTGGATAACGCTTTCATCTTTTAGGTTCCATTGCCTACTTTGGATAATTTCAGAATGTAAAAACAAGTTGTGTGGCATAACAACAGCACCCAAAACGCTCATTACAATAAGTTCAGACCCTTTTGGGATAGATGGCACAAACCACCCAACGAAAACGCTTTTTACATCAACCCCAACCATGAAAAGTTCAATAAGGAATGATAGTCCTATAAGGCTTACAAATCCAATTACTATTCGCTCAATTTTCTTATAGGAATTTGTAAGGATTAAAAATATAACAAGAGCACTTGTAAGCATTGCTCCTAATTTTATTGGGATTTTAAAAAGCATTTTTAGGCCAATTGAAGCCCCCAACACTTCTGCAAGAGCAGTTGAGATTGTTGCAAGGTATGCAGTTATGAGGAGAAACTTCGCAATAGGTTTCCTATAAAATTTATTTATGGACTCTGCAAGGCAAAGCCCCGTAACAATCCCAAGATGTGCCGCATTGTGCTGCAAAATGATAAGCATGAGTGTTGAAAGGGTAACCATCCAGAGGAGTTTGTGTCCAAACATTGAGCCTGCTGCAACATTTGATGCCCAGTTTCCAGGATCAATAAATCCCACCGTCACAAGAAACCCAGGCCCAATATACTTTAGAATTTCAAATGCCTCTAATCTCGGTTTATGGTTTTTGAAAAGTCTTTTTAAGTTTTCCATTTTTAAATTATACAAAAAACCAACAAAACAGTATAATGATTTAGGAGGTGCAAGATGGCAGACTTCTTTGACAAACTTAAAAAAGGTGCAAAAGAGGCAACAGAAAAAGCAGGAATCTTAGCAAAAATTACAGGGCTTAAAGCTCAGATTGGAAACATTAATTTGAAGAAAGATGGCCTTTTTAAAGAACTGGGAAAGGTTTTCTTTAACGAAGTAAAGGCAGGAACTTTTAAAGAGGAGCTGAAAGAATCTCTCAAAAAAGTAGTAGATGAAATTGACGCACTTGATTCTGAAATTGCAAAACTTAACGGAGAGATTGCAAAATTAAATGAGGACCTTAAAAAAGTTTCCGAAAAAGATGCGGAGATAAAAGAAGCGACACCAACCGAGCAAATTGAAGAGCCAAAACAAATAGAAACAAAACCTGAAGAACCACCCAAAGAGAATAAAAACAATTCGCAAGGTTGAATAAATTAAGGTAATTTATAAACCCACCTATTTACGGCAATTTACTTTATTAATTTCTCAATGAGTTTTTGAAACTTTACGGAGTTTGATGTATTTAGCCTTTCAGAAATTTCAACTCTACTTATGTAAAGAGGATTATCACCGTATCTATTGATTAACTTACCATAAAGTCCAAAGCCAATTTTAAATCCGTTTTTCTTAAGTATCTCTTCAATACTCTTATCGTAGGCTCCTTGTGGATAAGTAAAGGCAATGGGTGATATATGAAGTGTATTTTTTGCGTATTCTTTTGACTGCTTTATATCGCACTCGATTTCCTTATACTTCCTTTCCTTAAGAAGTTTTGTATAGATGTTGTGGAGTTTGTGAGAATGAAGCGAAATTTCAAAGCCATTATTGAGAAGTGTCTGTATTTCTTGATCGCTTACTTCCCATGTAGAACCAATGTAACCTGTAATAAGAGATGTAGCACCCTTAAATCCATTTTCCTTAAGCACCATTGATGCAAGGACCACACTTTTGAATCCGTCATCAAATGTAAAGATAACGCTTCTTTTGGGGATCCTTTTGTTAAACATTAAAAACTCGTATAAGTCTTCAAGAGTGATACTTTCAAATCCAAATCTTTTGAGAATTTCTATGTGCTTTTTAAAGTCATCAAGACTTACATCATATGAATTAATTTTCTTATCGGTATAGATGTTGTGATACATAAGCACAAGGACAAAGGTATCCTTCGATGAGAATAATGAGCTATATTCATTAAGAGTTTCCGTGTTTTTCTTAATTCCATAAATTCTTCCAAGGTTATATAATGCACTTTCAAAATATGTATTTGGCACATTTAATGAGGGCATCTTTTCATTTGAAAGTGCTTTGTCGTATAAGGACACCAAAAAGATAACGATAAGAAAAACCGCAATAATTTTTTTCATCTTCACATATTAGATACAAAATTTTACAACAAAGTTCCAGTTTTTAAAAGGTATTTCATTTATTTCTTAACCCTAATTTCTCAGTTTCTTCACTCTCCCGAAATAACCATTACAAACTTATAGCGAAGCGTAAGCAAGGTGTCCTAATTTAGAGGGGGATTAAAAAGACTCCCCCTCTAACTCCCCCTGAAAGGACAAAAGAGTTTTTAATTTTTGGGGGGAGCACTGAGGGGGGATTTTGGCCCCTCAGAATGAAAGGAGGAGACTCCTCGGAAAGGCTTCTCGGAGTGACTTAGTAATTTAGGAGATATTGAGGCGGCTTTTGCCCATTCAGATTTAGGAAATTTATTACTCGCTTGAAATGACATTTTTGTAGAGTGTTGGGAGGACAC contains the following coding sequences:
- a CDS encoding IS110 family transposase, with the translated sequence MESILAIGIDVSKEKLDVSSFDGKKRKSRVFSNKDEGIEDLIKEIEKRIKKGFELEKKLEETKKGTKKSKKKNDTNTNTNSITNSTTNSIANTTTTDNTPTITEVHILFESTGSYHARLALQLLKWKRGIGEHKANEDRLYNIPIFIYVINPLVIRKYTEESLDRASTDKIASETICQYVYEAVSSNRSNISSRQYETLRSFLLDSSYEDKLEIKILIKTLEGLKRTRTRILNEIEALEQYPDSYVHDAIESLKRVLIELEKEIKEIEKKIDNVIKNKEKYRELFIRLTGIPGIGKRTASAIIAYFGTFDSFNDAKEVSSYVGLTPSIKESGKSVKRASYNISKMGNPYLRQLLYMASLSASRYNTQCKLLYNRLLTKGKEKKLIHIAVANKLIRQAFSIVKFNKSYDPIYGLDEDMGKEILKEHERIKEKKELMKILKQQKDKKEKINTTINNIPIPLDNILNHYPNIAEY
- a CDS encoding GIY-YIG nuclease family protein; protein product: MDEKKFYVYILSNKHNNVLYVGITNDLKRRIYEHKNKLVDGFTKKYNVHKLVYYEIFEDPVNAISREKQLKDFRREKKVKLINDFNPNWEDLYEKIL
- a CDS encoding Nramp family divalent metal transporter: MENLKRLFKNHKPRLEAFEILKYIGPGFLVTVGFIDPGNWASNVAAGSMFGHKLLWMVTLSTLMLIILQHNAAHLGIVTGLCLAESINKFYRKPIAKFLLITAYLATISTALAEVLGASIGLKMLFKIPIKLGAMLTSALVIFLILTNSYKKIERIVIGFVSLIGLSFLIELFMVGVDVKSVFVGWFVPSIPKGSELIVMSVLGAVVMPHNLFLHSEIIQSRQWNLKDESVIQKQLSFEFLDTIFSMFVGFLINSSMIIVASQVFFKYGLKVSELETAQATLKPLLGNFASIVFAVALLFSGVSSSITASISSGIIVAGASNEPFDVKDNHSKVGIISSLLFATLIIFFLKDTFRGLIISQVILSIQLPFTILGQITLTASPVVMGKYKNHGIEKVLLILTFVIVTILNVLLLLNIGKI
- a CDS encoding polysaccharide deacetylase family protein, which translates into the protein MKKIIAVFLIVIFLVSLYDKALSNEKMPSLNVPNTYFESALYNLGRIYGIKKNTETLNEYSSLFSSKDTFVLVLMYHNIYTDKKINSYDVSLDDFKKHIEILKRFGFESITLEDLYEFLMFNKRIPKRSVIFTFDDGFKSVVLASMVLKENGFKGATSLITGYIGSTWEVSDQEIQTLLNNGFEISLHSHKLHNIYTKLLKERKYKEIECDIKQSKEYAKNTLHISPIAFTYPQGAYDKSIEEILKKNGFKIGFGLYGKLINRYGDNPLYISRVEISERLNTSNSVKFQKLIEKLIK